Part of the Candidatus Zixiibacteriota bacterium genome, CTCCGGGTTTATAATCAGGCATAAATTCGAGCAGATAACCGGCCAGGCGGGTTGAGATATCTTCCAGCGACAATTGCTGAACCAGCCGGGAGAGATGGTGCAAAAGAGACGACAGCCGGGCAATCATGTTTATCGCCAGAGCAGGATGTTCGTTTATAAGCTTCAGAAATTTATCCCGGGAAAATGACATCAGGGTTGAATCTTCAATAGCTTCGGCGTTGGCCGGATAATTCTTTCGGGCAAACAGGGCCGCTTCCCCAAATGTGTCGCCGGGAGAAGCCATCAACAGAATCTGTTCTTTGCCGTCGGGTGAATTTTTGTGGACTTTGATTTTTCCGGAAAGAACCAGATAAAATTTCTTCCCGGGATCTCCCTGAAAAAATAAAAATGTCCCTTTGGCAGCTTTTATTTTTACTCCGGTTTCCTCGACCAGTTTTAGCTCTTCGGCGTCAATTCCGGAAAACAGGATAGAATCTTTGAGCGCTTTCTGCATGAGCGAAATATATAATAATCACTCGTTGAGGGAAATTAAATTAGTGAGTAGTATCGTGGATTATTTCAGGACTTGCGCGAGGAGCTGTTCTATATCCGACATTTTGAAAGGTTTATTCAGAAATCCGTCGGCGAGACTGGTTAAAAGATTACTACCTTCATCGTCAATGGCATAACCGGAGATAACAACAACCGGGAGGTTTGGTCTTTCTCTTTTGATTTTTTGCAGGAGGTCGAGCCCAGACATTTTAGGCATTCTCATGTCGGTAATAACGAGGCTGAAATCCTCGTTTTCAACTTTTTCGATGGCTTCCACTCCGTCGGCGGCACGGATGGAATCATAATCGAATATTTCAAGCATCTCGCTTAAAAGCGAGGACATATTGGGATTATCATCGACTATGAGTATTCTTTTGCCCATTATAATATTTATCCTTACCGGTTAAATATCGGCAGAAACCGCTGGAATATTAAATATTCAGAGCAAAATATCACCCAAATCGAACCATGATTTCAGTTCTCAGTCTGTTTAATCCCGACTTTTTCAGCGCAGAAATCGGTATATATCCGTTTCCCCAGGGAGGAATTTCGCTTTCTTCGAGAAGGTCGATCTTATTATAAATTTCAATAATCGGCACATTATTGACGCCGATTTCTTTCAGTACTTTCCGAACAACGCTGATTTTTCTGTCTTTGTATGCGTCGGAGGAGTCAACCACAAGAAGAATTAAATCGGCAAGATTTACCTCTTCGAGGGTCGATTTGAAAGAAGCGACCAGTTGATGCGGGAGTTTTTCAATAAACCCGACCGTATCGGTGATGACAATATCCTGCGGATATTCCACCGATATGACACGGGTGGTTGAATCCAGAGTCGAAAACAATTTATCTTCCCGCAAAACATCAGCGCGGGTCAGGCAGGTAAACAATGTCGATTTCCCGGCATTGGTATAGCCCACTAAAGCGATCTTGAAGAATTTATCCCGGCCTTTCCTCTGCGTTGCCCGCTGTTGGTCGATCTTTTTTAATTTTTGTTTGAGGACTGATATTTTTTTGCCGACCCGGCGGCGATCAACTTCAAGCTGAGTTTCTCCGGGGCCTTTTGCCCCGATCCCACCGCGCTGGCGGGAAAAGTGAACCCATAGTCCGGCCAGACGAGGCAGGAGATATTCCATTTGAGCCAGTTCAACCTGAAGGCGCGATTCTGAGGTGCGGGCATGCAGAGCGAAAATATCCAATATCAGCATCGGCCGGTCGATGACTTTGATGTCGAGCTTTTTTGAAAGATTGCGCAATTGATTAGGGGAAAGCGGCTCGTCAAAAACAACCAGGTCCGCGTCGCTCTCATCGATAAAATCGATTATTTCCTGCACGATGCCTTTGCCGATATAATAAGTTCCGTCCGGCTTACCCCGTTTTTGGATATACCGGGCGACCTCAATTCCGCCAGCAGTTGATATGAGACGTGACAGTTCATCGATTGAATACTCGATTTCCCGTTTGGGCGTTCGCCCCGCCGCGACCCCGACCAATACAGCCCTCTCCGCCTGATTATTTTTATCCGTCTCGTACATACAAAGAATATAATACGCAATTGGAAATTATAAGATGAAAAAATTTGGTGAATAGTAAATTTAAGCGGATAGCTTTACAAGACTATCGGGCATCTGATCCCAGGTTCGATTATCAAGAAGCCGTCCGGCTTTCTTTTTATTAACCCCACCCCATTGTTTGAAGAAAAACGGGACTTGTGCCTCAAGACATTGATCGCGAATATCAAGTACCCATTCTGGTTTCATCGGACGCGCTCCCGGTCCGGATTCACCGCCGACGATTACCCAGTCGATACCTTTCAGAATAAGATTTGGCAATGGCCCAAGTAATGGCTCTAAAGACAGGAATTTGGTTTTGGCTCCGATTTGTCGCAATTGGTCAATGCGAGGAATACATTTTTGATTTTCGACCGTTACCCCCATCCATGTATTTTCCCGCCATGGCAGATTTTTATCAAGTTGCAGCATTCTCCCGGACCGTTTCGTCAGGATTTGAAATTGATGTTGCGGGCATTTTTTCATTACGGCAAATACTTTGAGAATATAATCAAGCGGGACGTCTTTATGAAACAAATCACTCATAGAATTGACGAATATCATCTGTGGCTTTTTCCACCCGAGAGGCAGATTCAATACTCGCGGATGCAAAGAAACTTTGAATCCGTCTTTATAATTAGGGGAGCCCATAGCCCGAAGGCGCTTAGCCATTCGCTCGGCATAACAATACCGACACCCGGCGCTGATTTTGGTACAACCCGTCACCGGATTCCACGTCGATTCCGTCCACTCTATGGTTGTTTTTATGGCCATAATTTACTGCCTATCTGCGGTACTTCATAAATATATCGGTTGCAATTTTTGCCGCAACCTTTTTCGCGGAAGCAAAAAACAAATAATATACGACCGTGTTCTTTGAATTTTTCATAGCGATTGGTTCAGGGACGTACTTAAATCCTGCTATGTGCCGTAATCGCTTTTGAAAAGCAATAACGATTTCCTTATTTGCTCGCTTAATCTTATCTTCATCTCCAAACAA contains:
- a CDS encoding Crp/Fnr family transcriptional regulator; its protein translation is MQKALKDSILFSGIDAEELKLVEETGVKIKAAKGTFLFFQGDPGKKFYLVLSGKIKVHKNSPDGKEQILLMASPGDTFGEAALFARKNYPANAEAIEDSTLMSFSRDKFLKLINEHPALAINMIARLSSLLHHLSRLVQQLSLEDISTRLAGYLLEFMPDYKPGEKPKITLAEKKMTLASILGTIPETLSRAFAKLTKIKVIEVSGQEITVNDPAQLEEIAAGKKF
- a CDS encoding response regulator → MGKRILIVDDNPNMSSLLSEMLEIFDYDSIRAADGVEAIEKVENEDFSLVITDMRMPKMSGLDLLQKIKRERPNLPVVVISGYAIDDEGSNLLTSLADGFLNKPFKMSDIEQLLAQVLK
- the hflX gene encoding GTPase HflX, which gives rise to MYETDKNNQAERAVLVGVAAGRTPKREIEYSIDELSRLISTAGGIEVARYIQKRGKPDGTYYIGKGIVQEIIDFIDESDADLVVFDEPLSPNQLRNLSKKLDIKVIDRPMLILDIFALHARTSESRLQVELAQMEYLLPRLAGLWVHFSRQRGGIGAKGPGETQLEVDRRRVGKKISVLKQKLKKIDQQRATQRKGRDKFFKIALVGYTNAGKSTLFTCLTRADVLREDKLFSTLDSTTRVISVEYPQDIVITDTVGFIEKLPHQLVASFKSTLEEVNLADLILLVVDSSDAYKDRKISVVRKVLKEIGVNNVPIIEIYNKIDLLEESEIPPWGNGYIPISALKKSGLNRLRTEIMVRFG
- a CDS encoding phage Gp37/Gp68 family protein, which gives rise to MAIKTTIEWTESTWNPVTGCTKISAGCRYCYAERMAKRLRAMGSPNYKDGFKVSLHPRVLNLPLGWKKPQMIFVNSMSDLFHKDVPLDYILKVFAVMKKCPQHQFQILTKRSGRMLQLDKNLPWRENTWMGVTVENQKCIPRIDQLRQIGAKTKFLSLEPLLGPLPNLILKGIDWVIVGGESGPGARPMKPEWVLDIRDQCLEAQVPFFFKQWGGVNKKKAGRLLDNRTWDQMPDSLVKLSA